The Thalassotalea psychrophila genome window below encodes:
- the nhaC gene encoding Na+/H+ antiporter NhaC, with product MKSTTREPSLFDALIPIFFLLVLLSLAVFYFGDNSSSGPNQIALMICAGIATLVGLKNGHQRKHIEKSIVKGISLTLGAILILLAVGTLIGTWLLAGTVPTMIYFGLQILNPDYFFVSCSIICAIVAISIGSSWTVAATIGVALMGVANGLNISAPITAGAIISGAYFGDKLSPLSDTTNLAPAIAGTELFTHIKHMTWSTIPSFVIALFIFLILGFNHDVKVADGQLDGLLTSLQDVYFIDWYLLLPLVVTLTLAVKKVPAFPAIGIGAITGAIWAMLFQQDLILSYANTELGNVSANITVVWQVMHEGLKLNTDNAVMNDLLSGGGMGSMLNTIWLIICAMTFGAIMEGVGLLKKIVETLIRFSQRASSLITTTIITAFGTNCIAADQYIAIVMPGRMFKEEYNKRNLAPENLSRALEDGGTVTSPLVPWNTCGAYMQSVLLVNPLEYAVFCFFNWLTPIVGITCAVLGYKVKTLVTNDTKEPFVGPVKIPKKLRRVKL from the coding sequence ATGAAATCTACAACACGTGAACCCAGTTTATTTGATGCATTAATTCCCATCTTTTTTCTACTAGTCTTATTGTCGTTGGCGGTTTTTTACTTTGGTGACAATTCATCCTCAGGGCCCAATCAAATAGCCCTAATGATTTGTGCGGGTATTGCTACTTTGGTTGGCTTAAAAAATGGCCACCAACGTAAACACATTGAAAAAAGCATCGTAAAAGGCATTAGCCTCACTCTTGGTGCTATTCTAATTTTGCTCGCTGTTGGCACATTAATAGGTACATGGCTATTAGCGGGTACCGTGCCAACGATGATTTATTTTGGCTTACAAATTCTAAATCCAGATTACTTTTTTGTTAGCTGCAGTATTATCTGTGCCATCGTGGCAATTAGTATTGGTAGTAGTTGGACCGTAGCAGCAACTATCGGTGTTGCCTTGATGGGCGTCGCTAACGGTTTAAATATTTCAGCACCAATTACCGCTGGCGCAATTATCAGCGGCGCATATTTTGGCGATAAACTATCACCATTATCTGATACGACGAACCTAGCTCCTGCCATCGCTGGTACTGAACTATTTACTCACATTAAACACATGACTTGGAGCACAATCCCAAGCTTTGTTATTGCGTTATTTATTTTTCTTATTCTCGGTTTTAATCATGATGTAAAAGTTGCTGATGGTCAGTTAGATGGTTTGTTAACAAGCTTGCAAGACGTTTATTTCATCGATTGGTATTTATTACTACCTTTGGTGGTAACTTTGACTTTGGCTGTTAAGAAAGTTCCGGCGTTTCCTGCCATTGGCATAGGAGCAATAACCGGCGCAATTTGGGCAATGTTATTTCAACAGGACTTAATCCTCTCTTATGCTAACACTGAGCTAGGCAATGTCAGCGCAAATATCACTGTCGTTTGGCAAGTCATGCATGAAGGCTTGAAGTTAAATACTGACAACGCGGTAATGAACGACTTATTAAGTGGCGGCGGCATGGGTTCGATGCTAAATACTATTTGGTTAATCATTTGTGCGATGACCTTTGGTGCGATTATGGAAGGTGTAGGTTTATTGAAAAAAATAGTAGAGACCTTGATCCGTTTTTCACAGCGCGCCAGCTCTTTGATAACCACAACCATCATTACCGCCTTTGGCACTAACTGTATCGCTGCAGATCAATACATCGCAATTGTAATGCCTGGACGTATGTTTAAAGAAGAATACAACAAGCGCAATTTAGCCCCTGAAAATTTATCTCGAGCACTGGAAGATGGCGGTACTGTTACCTCTCCTTTAGTCCCGTGGAATACTTGTGGCGCTTATATGCAGTCAGTTTTGTTAGTTAACCCACTTGAATACGCTGTATTTTGTTTTTTCAATTGGTTAACACCAATTGTTGGCATAACGTGTGCTGTACTAGGTTATAAAGTAAAAACTTTAGTCACTAACGATACCAAAGAGCCCTTTGTTGGGCCGGTGAAGATCCCGAAAAAATTAAGACGAGTAAAGTTATGA
- a CDS encoding saccharopine dehydrogenase family protein, with protein MKHTIHWLGAGLSSKPGIELLANSENPFIVWNRSLEKAQTTLADISSKLSIKQLDWQVLAANINPGDVVVSMLPATKHLQVANLCIEKQAHFVSSSYISPEMAALNAKAEDKNLCFVNEVGLDPGIDHLLAHDLVDKYRNSEQFDKNNELYFRSYCGGFPKVANDFKYKFSWSPLGVLKALKSPAKWINNGEIATSKAPWEALRDYQIDSGNTQETFQAYPNRDSTPFIEQYQLLDDWNVKEFVRGTLRLSGWSTAWQYLFDEIGQLSAGESEQRLTAISQELEQKYSYDKDEADRVVLCVELEAKNAEGKVWHQSYLLDSSGNKSGQAMARLVSIPVAFAILAVLNKEINPGVSAAPHQAEQVQDWLNKLVELGENISCRNHIN; from the coding sequence ATGAAACATACTATCCACTGGCTTGGCGCAGGCTTATCTTCTAAACCTGGTATTGAATTACTGGCAAATAGCGAAAATCCGTTTATTGTTTGGAACCGTAGCCTTGAGAAAGCGCAAACAACACTCGCAGATATCAGTAGTAAACTATCGATAAAACAACTCGACTGGCAAGTGTTAGCGGCTAACATCAACCCAGGTGATGTTGTGGTATCAATGTTACCGGCGACGAAGCATCTGCAAGTTGCAAACCTTTGTATTGAAAAACAAGCCCATTTTGTTTCAAGTAGTTATATCTCACCAGAGATGGCCGCGTTAAATGCCAAGGCAGAAGACAAAAACTTGTGTTTTGTCAATGAAGTTGGTTTAGACCCTGGCATTGATCATTTATTAGCGCACGATTTAGTTGATAAGTATCGCAACAGCGAACAATTTGATAAAAATAATGAACTTTACTTTCGCTCTTATTGTGGTGGTTTTCCAAAAGTTGCCAACGACTTTAAATATAAATTTAGTTGGTCGCCGTTAGGTGTATTAAAAGCGCTTAAATCACCGGCTAAATGGATTAATAACGGTGAAATTGCTACATCAAAAGCGCCATGGGAAGCGTTGCGAGATTACCAAATTGATTCTGGTAATACGCAAGAAACTTTTCAGGCATATCCAAACCGTGATTCGACACCATTCATTGAGCAATACCAACTTCTTGATGACTGGAACGTAAAAGAGTTTGTTCGCGGTACGCTTAGGCTAAGTGGCTGGTCAACAGCTTGGCAATACCTTTTTGATGAAATAGGTCAACTATCAGCGGGTGAAAGTGAACAGCGCCTAACAGCTATAAGCCAAGAGTTAGAGCAAAAATATTCATACGATAAAGATGAAGCTGATCGAGTTGTGCTATGCGTTGAACTAGAAGCTAAAAATGCTGAAGGTAAAGTTTGGCATCAAAGCTATTTACTAGACTCTTCCGGGAATAAATCTGGTCAAGCAATGGCAAGACTAGTATCAATTCCTGTTGCATTTGCCATTTTAGCGGTACTTAATAAAGAAATTAACCCAGGCGTAAGCGCGGCTCCTCATCAGGCTGAGCAAGTACAAGACTGGTTAAACAAGTTAGTTGAACTTGGAGAAAATATTAGTTGTCGTAATCATATTAATTAA
- a CDS encoding saccharopine dehydrogenase: MNKPHIWLRAETKQDEQRNALPPAGAQQLISAGFQVSIEQSQQSIFDNYEYEKIGCNIVSAGSWVDAPKNAIILGLKELPEDSFPIIHQHIYFAHAYKDQLGWQALLNRFKVGNGKLYDLEFLVDENNRRIAAFGYWAGFAGAALSVQAWVNQHQGTTPALSEVSSYANKEDLLKDLANGLATSSEKPRILVIGAKGRSGSGAVDLAKALNLTVVEWDMAETKKGGPFTEINDMDILVNCVLVNQDLPPFITKEMLNTDDRKLTIIVDVSCDPYGSYNPLPIYQQCTTFKQPCIEISAGSKPLSLIAIDHLPSLLPKESSEDYGQQLLTHLLTLDDKTQGVWPKALNLYQQKIDSI; this comes from the coding sequence ATGAACAAACCCCATATCTGGTTACGTGCCGAAACCAAACAGGATGAACAAAGAAACGCTTTGCCGCCTGCTGGCGCTCAACAACTTATTAGCGCTGGTTTTCAAGTTAGTATTGAACAATCACAGCAAAGTATTTTTGATAATTATGAATATGAAAAAATTGGTTGTAATATAGTTTCCGCTGGTAGTTGGGTAGATGCGCCAAAAAATGCCATTATTCTAGGTTTAAAAGAACTGCCTGAAGATAGTTTCCCAATTATTCATCAGCACATTTACTTCGCCCATGCTTATAAAGATCAACTGGGTTGGCAAGCATTACTAAATCGTTTTAAAGTTGGTAACGGTAAGCTTTATGATCTTGAGTTTTTAGTAGATGAAAATAATCGACGCATTGCGGCATTTGGTTACTGGGCCGGTTTTGCCGGAGCTGCTTTATCTGTGCAAGCTTGGGTTAATCAACATCAAGGCACAACACCAGCATTAAGTGAGGTAAGCTCATATGCGAATAAAGAAGATTTACTTAAAGACTTGGCAAATGGTCTAGCAACATCAAGCGAGAAACCTCGTATTTTAGTGATAGGCGCAAAAGGTCGCAGTGGCAGCGGCGCTGTTGATTTAGCTAAAGCATTGAACTTAACGGTGGTTGAATGGGATATGGCTGAAACGAAAAAAGGTGGCCCATTCACAGAAATTAATGACATGGATATATTAGTTAACTGCGTTCTGGTTAATCAAGATTTACCACCTTTTATCACCAAAGAGATGCTAAACACCGACGATCGTAAATTAACGATTATTGTCGATGTAAGCTGTGATCCATATGGCAGTTATAACCCTTTACCTATTTATCAACAATGCACAACGTTTAAACAACCTTGTATTGAAATTTCAGCTGGCAGTAAACCATTAAGCCTTATCGCGATTGATCATTTACCATCACTGTTACCAAAAGAAAGCAGTGAAGATTATGGACAACAATTATTAACCCATTTATTAACTCTTGATGATAAAACTCAAGGTGTGTGGCCAAAGGCCCTAAACCTTTATCAGCAAAAGATAGACTCTATATAA
- a CDS encoding TonB-dependent receptor, whose translation MQLAKPKLSYLSMAIMLSLGATSNSYAAEEQAEGLNDDVETITVTGIRGSLVRAMDLKKSSDGIVDAISAEDIGKFPDQNVAESLQRISGVAIDRDGGEGQKISVRGLGPEFNAVLVNGRTMASVSGGRAFSFDTLAAELINGAEVNKTQTAKLQDGSIGATVNITTHRPLDLNGFKAVASVKSTYDEMSEESNPTFSGLISNTFADDKFGVLASFSYSDRDTRTDNSLTYGYYGDTTLDSLASGEVLENVYMPQNYDQIVKTENRERTSGTLVFQYQPSDDLVITADALYSEYDVSYREDILAHWFEVGNTVAAELDENRTVVRLTSGNNSATDYLNRLSVTTTETSAFGFNADWQITSDFNLAADISYSKAESNGGNGTTDTVAGFFNGYTFDNSQGGVPTLDFAENLDKNILGANWASIFGDDIEDEISEIRLDAEWVVDQGVLSKVNFGTAFSDRTLSTMPTNTHTDIRNGWGGYGVQLPASLFTDFNADGFLSAESGSPTNDWLIFDSYEYMAFLESEAGYGQLDPADAAAMKDNLDMYNGHTALNVKGQSYEVNEETTAVYFDAYLQGEIGEMPWQIVAGVRYVETTTKSSGYGEALLDMSGPDATGKYVPVLSADIEALSVTSEYDHVLPSINANIEVVEDVFIRTAFSESITRPTLTELSPALSYGEGKIDSLNASGGNPYLEPYESTNFDLSLEWYFDDASYASAAYYTKDIDNFIDGGNYNETVSVPSGDFVYNVSGPENLNSTEIDGLEIAFQHTLTYLPAPFNGFGIMANMTFVDSESDADTAEKPLPLPGLGDSQNLVVFYEQDSFQFRVAYNNRDEFMQSTSNWAGGDPIYVDDYSQVDVSSSYDINDNFTIFVEGINVTNEVTRKRGLLPNHTISIAETGARYSVGVRANF comes from the coding sequence ATGCAACTAGCAAAACCAAAACTTAGTTATCTATCAATGGCAATTATGCTTAGTTTAGGTGCCACCAGTAATTCATATGCAGCAGAAGAACAAGCTGAAGGCTTAAACGATGATGTTGAAACAATTACCGTTACCGGTATTCGTGGCTCTTTAGTACGTGCTATGGATTTGAAAAAATCATCTGATGGTATTGTTGATGCTATATCAGCAGAAGACATTGGTAAATTTCCAGATCAAAACGTTGCCGAGTCATTACAACGTATTTCTGGTGTAGCAATTGATCGAGATGGCGGTGAAGGTCAAAAGATAAGTGTTCGTGGTTTAGGCCCTGAATTCAATGCGGTACTAGTTAATGGCCGTACTATGGCCTCAGTAAGTGGTGGTCGTGCATTTAGCTTTGATACTTTAGCAGCAGAATTAATTAATGGCGCTGAAGTTAACAAAACTCAAACTGCTAAATTACAAGACGGTAGTATTGGTGCAACAGTTAACATTACTACCCATCGTCCATTAGATCTTAATGGTTTTAAAGCAGTTGCTAGTGTTAAAAGCACTTATGACGAAATGTCAGAAGAAAGCAACCCTACTTTCTCTGGCTTAATTAGTAATACCTTTGCTGATGATAAGTTTGGTGTTTTAGCATCATTCAGTTATAGCGATCGTGATACTCGCACTGATAATTCTTTAACCTACGGTTATTATGGCGATACAACATTAGATAGCCTTGCAAGTGGTGAAGTTCTTGAAAATGTTTACATGCCACAAAACTACGATCAAATCGTAAAGACTGAAAACCGTGAACGTACCAGTGGTACATTAGTATTTCAATATCAGCCTTCTGATGATTTAGTGATCACGGCTGATGCTCTTTATTCAGAGTATGACGTAAGCTACCGCGAAGATATTCTTGCTCATTGGTTTGAAGTTGGTAATACCGTTGCCGCAGAACTTGACGAAAACCGTACTGTAGTACGTTTAACGTCAGGTAATAACAGCGCCACCGATTACTTAAACCGTTTATCGGTAACAACAACAGAAACATCTGCTTTTGGTTTTAATGCTGACTGGCAAATTACCAGCGACTTTAATTTAGCTGCTGATATTTCTTATTCGAAAGCTGAATCAAACGGTGGCAATGGTACTACTGATACCGTAGCCGGTTTCTTTAATGGTTACACCTTTGACAATTCACAAGGCGGCGTACCAACCTTAGATTTTGCTGAAAACTTAGATAAAAATATCTTAGGTGCGAACTGGGCAAGTATTTTTGGTGATGATATTGAAGATGAAATTTCAGAAATTCGTCTTGATGCTGAATGGGTAGTAGATCAAGGTGTGTTAAGTAAAGTTAACTTTGGTACTGCTTTTTCTGATCGTACTTTATCAACTATGCCAACCAACACACATACCGATATTCGTAACGGTTGGGGTGGCTATGGTGTGCAATTACCAGCAAGCTTGTTTACAGATTTTAATGCTGATGGTTTCTTATCAGCAGAAAGCGGTAGCCCAACTAATGATTGGTTAATTTTTGATTCATACGAATACATGGCATTTTTAGAAAGCGAAGCAGGTTACGGTCAATTGGATCCTGCAGATGCTGCAGCGATGAAAGATAACCTAGACATGTACAACGGCCACACAGCTCTTAATGTTAAAGGTCAATCATATGAAGTAAACGAAGAAACCACGGCAGTATATTTTGATGCTTACTTGCAAGGTGAAATTGGTGAAATGCCTTGGCAAATAGTTGCTGGTGTTCGTTACGTTGAAACAACGACTAAATCATCAGGCTATGGTGAAGCATTACTTGATATGAGTGGTCCTGACGCTACCGGTAAATACGTACCAGTATTATCTGCTGATATTGAAGCTCTAAGCGTAACCAGTGAATATGATCATGTGTTACCAAGCATCAATGCTAATATCGAAGTTGTTGAAGACGTATTTATCCGTACTGCGTTTTCTGAAAGTATTACTCGTCCAACGTTAACAGAACTGTCTCCTGCCCTTTCTTACGGCGAAGGTAAAATTGATAGCTTAAACGCTTCCGGTGGTAACCCTTACCTAGAACCATATGAGTCAACTAACTTTGATTTAAGTCTTGAATGGTACTTTGATGATGCAAGCTATGCATCTGCAGCTTACTACACTAAAGATATTGACAACTTTATTGATGGTGGCAACTATAATGAAACAGTTTCTGTACCTAGTGGTGATTTTGTTTACAATGTAAGTGGTCCTGAAAACCTTAATTCAACAGAAATTGATGGGTTAGAAATTGCATTTCAACATACGCTAACTTACTTACCTGCACCATTTAATGGTTTTGGTATCATGGCTAACATGACGTTTGTTGATAGTGAATCAGATGCTGATACAGCAGAAAAGCCATTGCCTCTTCCAGGTCTAGGCGATTCACAAAACTTAGTTGTTTTCTATGAGCAAGATAGCTTTCAATTCCGTGTTGCTTATAACAACCGTGATGAGTTTATGCAGTCAACATCTAACTGGGCTGGTGGCGATCCAATCTATGTTGATGATTATTCTCAAGTTGATGTGAGCAGTAGTTACGACATTAACGATAACTTCACTATATTTGTTGAAGGTATTAACGTGACTAACGAAGTAACGAGAAAACGTGGTTTATTACCTAACCACACAATTTCGATTGCTGAAACAGGTGCGCGTTATTCTGTTGGTGTTCGAGCTAACTTCTAG